Proteins co-encoded in one Quercus robur chromosome 8, dhQueRobu3.1, whole genome shotgun sequence genomic window:
- the LOC126697038 gene encoding CRS2-associated factor 1, mitochondrial — MSLIVRLSRQKQPRPPPPPISLHLTLLTRLLSTTTTTASSSSKLHSRYSFKPPTSLSPKPQTPNPNPIPKKKQKPQYRPPSSLDRTGLKPIRSELPFDFRYSYTDSSPNVRPIGLREPKYSPFGPGRLDRQWTGVCAPAVDPKALTLEAAEDPKLEEKRKMMRERVQGMPLTESERKILVDKCQRHKTKRQINLGRDGLTHNMLNDIHNNWKHAEAVRIKCLGVPTVDMKNVCTQLEDKTFGKIIHRHGGLLVLYRGRYYHPKKRPVIPLMLWRPHEPVYPRLIKTTIDGLSIEETKEMRKRGLAVPPLTKLAKNGYYGSLVPMVRDAFLSCELVRIDCKGLEKSDYKKIGCKLRDMVPCILVTFEKEQIVVWRGKDYKPVEDGYFLPDRESFDDPDDSSSDGSLVCGEEGRDSVDDTKGQQDFYSGDDEE; from the exons ATGTCCCTAATAGTCCGCCTCTCCCGCCAAAAACAACCacgaccaccaccaccaccaatctCACTCCACCTCACGCTCCTCACGCGCCTcctctccaccaccaccaccaccgcctcCTCTTCCTCAAAACTCCACAGCCGCTACTCCTTCAAACCCCCAACTTCCCTTTCCCCAAAACCCCAAACcccaaaccctaaccctatCCCCAAGAAAAAGCAGAAACCCCAGTACCGTCCGCCTTCCTCTCTCGATCGGACCGGGCTGAAGCCGATACGCTCCGAATTACCATTCGATTTCCGGTACAGTTACACGGACAGCAGCCCAAACGTGAGGCCAATTGGGCTCCGGGAGCCCAAGTACTCGCCTTTCGGGCCGGGCCGCCTCGACCGCCAATGGACCGGCGTGTGCGCCCCGGCTGTGGACCCCAAGGCCCTTACCCTAGAGGCCGCGGAGGACCCGAAGCTGGAGGagaagaggaagatgatgagagagagagttcagGGAATGCCACTCACTGAGTCTGAGAGGAAGATTCTGGTTGATAAGTGTCAGAGGCACAAGACCAAGAGGCAAATCAATCTCG GAAGAGATGGTTTAACCCACAACATGCTGAATGATATCCATAATAATTGGAAACATGCTGAAGCAGTGAGGATAAAATGTTTAGGTGTTCCCACTGTGGACATGAAAAATGTGTGCACTCAGCTTGAG GATAAAACATTTGGAAAGATCATCCACAGACATGGTGGCCTACTTGTATTATATAGAGGCAGGTACTATCATCCCAAGAAAAGGCCTGTGATTCCATTGATGCTGTGGAGACCCCACGAGCCTGTATATCCCAGGCTGATCAAGACTACAATTGATGGCCTAAGCATTGAGGAGACAAaggaaatgagaaagagaggaCTAGCTGTTCCCCCTTTAACAAAACTTG CCAAGAATGGTTATTATGGTAGTCTGGTGCCCATGGTCAGAGATGCTTTCCTCTCCTGTGAACTGGTTCGGATAGACTGCAAGGGTCTTGAGAAGAGTGATTACAAGAAAATAGGCTGCAAACTCAGG GACATGGTGCCTTGTATCCTGGTTACATTTGAGAAGGAGCAGATTGTGGTTTGGAGAGGAAAGGACTACAAGCCTGTAGAAGATGGGTACTTCCTTCCAGACCGTGAATCATTTGATGATCCAGATGATAGTTCATCAGATGGTAGTTTGGTTTGTGGTGAAGAGGGGCGTGACAGTGTGGATGACACCAAAGGCCAACAGGACTTCTACTCTGGTGATGATGAGGAGTAG